In a genomic window of Occallatibacter riparius:
- a CDS encoding glycoside hydrolase family protein: MRHSVLTTLSLIATLGAPCAATAAAPERLELGHTSGGAVVALLHADTGWSIVIDGPNAPLLSQPEPACIEVSDSSAGSPQELNAPYTHASRTATGIEATATIRSSPSVSFLVRDLWQLRGDVLSVQRTVTVQGSAPSGFSSAIVFSAPKLAWDDASYLAPGVLYADPTYDGERSPGGTLLYAAHHLSLREDILPAPLLGLYFRGGASIAMLDPAPRGDTTESESRLAQPEMTDARFQFGSLNVSQTQGKPLSFGFQYPGSVQGYFFGHGSAPVFMRRYHPIQNGFTQSYRVAFRLAHNPTFRDFSRDSWRWSWNTLKPPIHQIDIPAVRRVLTDHLAAQVTEINGHTGVPFVLSTVDDSHNWNWTMIAMGFVGKDIDCADALLLEADRDPSPRGQHMRALGLAMIATMIQGLPSVPLPATGIDLTTGQPWDHIWLAPWLRNATEDMRVLMLAYRREAKLGRPHPEWLVWVRQYCDWLIQQQRADGSFPRRWKPSSNEAAEPSGTASYNAVPVLVLMSEITGDANYRASAIRAADYTWTQYGSRGLFIGGASDNPNITDKEAGLLSLEAFLALYEDSHDAKWLDYAQAAGDFAESWIWIWNLPMPADADNAQLHWKRGVSTVGLQGITALHAGGADEYLDCAVALYARLYNYTHDAHYLEVTRLLLHDTKSMVALPGRLYDMRGPGWQQENFGLGPGPRGRGVGSHRLWLPWISANHLHGINALEEYDPALFKQLTASAVKDKGGAQ; this comes from the coding sequence ATGCGGCATTCCGTCCTCACGACCCTCTCCCTGATCGCCACCCTCGGCGCTCCATGCGCCGCCACTGCCGCCGCGCCCGAACGCCTCGAACTGGGACACACCTCAGGCGGTGCCGTCGTCGCTCTCCTCCACGCGGACACGGGCTGGTCCATTGTCATCGACGGCCCCAACGCGCCCCTTCTTTCGCAACCGGAACCCGCGTGCATTGAGGTCTCCGACTCCAGCGCCGGCAGCCCGCAGGAACTCAACGCGCCCTACACTCACGCATCGCGCACCGCCACCGGAATCGAAGCCACTGCTACCATCCGCAGCAGCCCCAGCGTCTCCTTTCTCGTCCGCGATCTCTGGCAGCTTCGCGGTGACGTGCTCTCCGTTCAGCGCACCGTCACCGTTCAGGGCTCTGCCCCCTCGGGCTTCTCCTCAGCCATCGTCTTCTCCGCTCCCAAACTGGCGTGGGATGACGCAAGCTATCTCGCTCCTGGCGTCCTCTACGCCGATCCTACCTACGACGGCGAGCGCTCTCCCGGCGGCACGCTGCTCTACGCGGCCCACCACCTCAGCCTGCGTGAAGACATCCTTCCGGCGCCGCTGCTGGGTCTCTACTTTCGTGGCGGCGCGTCCATCGCCATGCTCGACCCCGCGCCACGCGGCGACACCACCGAGTCCGAAAGCCGTCTGGCTCAACCAGAGATGACCGACGCGCGCTTCCAGTTCGGTTCGCTCAACGTCTCCCAGACGCAAGGCAAACCGCTCAGCTTCGGATTCCAGTACCCTGGTTCCGTGCAGGGCTACTTCTTCGGTCACGGCAGCGCGCCTGTCTTCATGCGCCGTTACCATCCCATTCAAAATGGTTTTACGCAGAGCTACCGGGTTGCGTTTCGCCTCGCGCACAACCCAACTTTTCGCGACTTCAGCCGCGACTCGTGGCGTTGGTCCTGGAACACCCTCAAGCCGCCCATCCATCAAATCGATATCCCCGCCGTCCGCCGCGTCCTGACGGACCACCTCGCCGCGCAGGTCACCGAAATCAACGGACACACCGGCGTGCCCTTCGTCCTCTCCACCGTCGACGACTCCCACAACTGGAACTGGACCATGATCGCCATGGGCTTCGTTGGCAAGGACATTGACTGCGCCGACGCACTTCTCCTCGAAGCCGACCGCGACCCATCGCCCCGCGGACAGCACATGCGCGCTCTCGGCCTCGCCATGATTGCCACGATGATCCAGGGCCTCCCCTCAGTGCCACTCCCCGCCACCGGCATCGATCTCACCACCGGCCAGCCCTGGGATCACATTTGGCTCGCTCCCTGGCTGCGCAATGCGACTGAAGACATGCGCGTGTTGATGCTCGCTTATCGCCGCGAAGCCAAACTCGGCCGCCCTCATCCGGAGTGGCTCGTCTGGGTGCGCCAGTATTGCGATTGGCTCATCCAGCAGCAGCGCGCCGACGGTTCATTCCCACGGCGCTGGAAACCTTCAAGCAACGAAGCGGCTGAGCCTTCCGGAACCGCCAGCTACAACGCGGTCCCCGTGCTCGTCTTGATGTCTGAGATCACAGGCGACGCCAACTATCGCGCCTCCGCGATTCGCGCAGCCGATTACACCTGGACCCAATACGGCAGCCGCGGCCTCTTCATCGGTGGCGCCAGTGACAACCCCAATATCACCGACAAAGAAGCTGGCCTGCTTAGCCTTGAAGCCTTCCTTGCTCTCTATGAGGATTCACACGACGCCAAATGGCTCGACTACGCCCAAGCCGCTGGGGACTTCGCCGAGAGCTGGATATGGATATGGAATCTCCCCATGCCCGCCGACGCTGACAACGCGCAGCTCCATTGGAAGCGCGGCGTCTCCACCGTTGGCCTTCAGGGCATCACCGCGCTGCACGCCGGCGGAGCTGACGAGTATCTCGATTGCGCGGTCGCGCTCTACGCCCGTCTCTACAACTACACGCACGACGCGCACTATCTGGAGGTCACGCGTCTTCTGCTGCACGACACTAAATCCATGGTTGCGCTGCCCGGCCGCCTTTATGACATGCGCGGTCCAGGATGGCAGCAGGAAAACTTCGGCCTCGGACCCGGCCCGCGCGGACGCGGCGTAGGCTCGCATCGCCTGTGGCTGCCCTGGATCTCCGCCAACCACCTTCACGGCATCAACGCGCTTGAAGAGTACGACCCAGCCCTCTTCAAACAACTCACCGCGAGCGCCGTGAAAGACAAAGGAGGGGCTCAATGA
- a CDS encoding VOC family protein, producing MTQNIASMSIVVRDYDEAIQWYCGVLGFTLVEDTPLTDTKRWVRVAPAESSDFTLLLARAVTPEQSSRIGNQTGGRVFLFLNTDNFWRD from the coding sequence GTGACCCAGAACATTGCGAGCATGTCGATCGTCGTACGAGATTACGACGAAGCCATCCAGTGGTATTGCGGCGTGCTGGGCTTCACGCTTGTTGAGGACACGCCGTTGACCGACACGAAACGATGGGTTCGCGTGGCGCCTGCAGAGTCCTCGGATTTCACGCTGCTTCTGGCGCGCGCCGTCACGCCGGAACAAAGCTCCAGGATCGGCAATCAGACTGGCGGCCGCGTGTTTCTGTTTCTCAACACAGATAATTTCTGGCGCGATTAA
- a CDS encoding DUF120 domain-containing protein, with translation MPKLRGKVVSGMGNFSVWIERLRDHYLRKTGMLLFPGTLNLQLDEPWFVPAGSLRLEAAEYGGTVTVNIVPCSIFGRPAFILRTTANEEGRGHHPRTIIEIATDVKLRDAHQLKDGDCVEVEIASEAALS, from the coding sequence ATGCCTAAGCTGCGCGGAAAAGTCGTATCAGGAATGGGGAATTTCTCGGTCTGGATCGAGAGACTCCGCGATCACTACCTGCGCAAGACGGGAATGCTGCTGTTCCCTGGCACCCTGAACCTGCAACTCGACGAACCCTGGTTTGTTCCCGCGGGCAGCCTGCGTCTCGAAGCCGCGGAGTATGGCGGGACCGTCACCGTGAACATTGTTCCCTGCTCGATATTCGGCAGACCAGCGTTCATCCTTCGCACCACCGCAAATGAAGAAGGGCGTGGACACCACCCGCGAACCATCATCGAAATCGCCACCGACGTGAAACTGCGCGACGCGCATCAACTGAAGGATGGCGATTGCGTAGAGGTGGAGATAGCGAGCGAGGCGGCGCTGTCGTGA
- a CDS encoding ECF-type sigma factor, which translates to MTESISETTALLRAWAGGDREALEKLTPHVYRTLRRIAGSYMRNERAGNTLQATALVHEAFIELVDITNVDWQHRAHFYAISAQIMRNILLDRARRRLAAKRGGSAERLNLDELPDIGAIRARELIALDDALKALAQLDARKARVVEMRFFGGLSVDESAEVLAVSPETVMRDWKFARSWLQSQISHN; encoded by the coding sequence ATGACTGAAAGCATTTCGGAAACGACCGCGCTGCTACGCGCCTGGGCCGGAGGCGATCGCGAGGCCCTGGAGAAGCTCACTCCGCACGTCTATCGCACGCTGCGCCGCATAGCCGGCAGCTACATGCGCAACGAGCGCGCCGGCAACACCCTACAGGCCACCGCCCTCGTCCACGAAGCCTTCATCGAGCTGGTTGACATCACGAACGTCGACTGGCAGCATCGCGCTCATTTCTATGCGATCTCGGCGCAGATCATGCGCAATATTCTGCTGGACCGCGCGCGCCGCCGCCTGGCCGCCAAACGCGGAGGCAGCGCAGAGCGGCTCAATCTGGATGAGCTGCCGGACATCGGCGCGATCCGCGCCCGCGAACTGATCGCTTTAGATGATGCGCTCAAAGCGCTGGCCCAGCTGGATGCGCGCAAGGCGCGCGTAGTGGAGATGCGTTTCTTCGGCGGGCTGAGCGTGGACGAATCCGCCGAGGTCCTCGCGGTTTCGCCGGAGACTGTGATGCGCGACTGGAAATTCGCGCGCTCCTGGCTCCAGTCCCAGATCAGCCATAACTAG
- a CDS encoding protein kinase domain-containing protein, which produces MRPEDLRQIEELYHSARERGTAVLDDVAPSLRREVEKLLAQDSEDAEDAGKLLDQSAAELLIQMPVPEVEPGSLLGPYKIEAPLGEGGMGQVFRARDTRLGRTVAIKILKEWSGRFEKESRAIAALNHPNICTLHDVGANYLVMELIQGETLTERLKRGSLPPEQVVQIGKQIAEAVAAAHSQGIIHRDLKPGNVMLTKVGVKVLDFGLAKTAADPAVSVEGVLLGTPAYMAPELFEGAAADARTDIYALGLMLREMLTGKYPERMDKVPPVLARLVNRCIERDPEERWQSVADLKWELEWAALPSAPSQKSSWRNPLAGVAFAAIALAALAYFMLRRPSPPPQPARLSIVLPDRARAVSMALSPDGRSLALVLVRDGRQQIWVRSLDALEMTPLEGTDGALHPFWSPDGRSIAFFADARLKKIDRAGGPVQTLCVALAALGGTWGAKGDILVAGQDLIKRVSPVSGEVSLLPESAGVRSGAYPSFLPDGEHYLATRGDGVWLGATHTADARKLVPDVTSAQFMAPPPGSRIGAVLFERGNALMALPFDVKRLESAGDAVSVAQELAGGPDRYRLAAGSTAGVLAYVSGQPTGWQYVWRDREGKNLGSYPNAGAVAMISPDGKKLLGEHFDGGVWVTEFAAGTGTRLTFGGGANPVWSPDGKYIAYGKVDDGIYRKLASGEGDEELLTKVKNLAAPKSWSPDGKYLVYAQIDFGVGSDLMAIAVNGDRKPFPVVQTAAAEDQGQFSPDGRWLAYTSNESGQGEVYVIPFPQSGGAKWLVSRGGGVLPRWRRDGKKLFYISADSRMMEVDVTTRPVFRSGTPRPLFQTNIVDTGIRSGPMSWDVAPDGNRFLIITPNVVATPAVTVALNWKVEGAK; this is translated from the coding sequence ATGCGACCCGAAGATCTGCGTCAGATCGAAGAGCTGTACCACTCGGCGCGCGAGCGCGGCACTGCTGTGCTCGATGACGTTGCGCCCAGCCTGCGGCGCGAAGTGGAGAAGCTGCTGGCCCAGGACTCTGAGGACGCGGAAGACGCCGGAAAGCTTCTCGATCAAAGTGCGGCGGAACTGTTGATCCAGATGCCCGTCCCCGAAGTGGAGCCCGGCTCCCTCCTGGGGCCCTACAAGATTGAAGCCCCGCTGGGAGAAGGCGGAATGGGGCAGGTCTTTCGCGCCCGCGATACGCGGCTCGGCCGCACGGTTGCGATAAAAATCCTCAAGGAGTGGAGCGGCCGTTTCGAGAAGGAGTCGCGAGCCATAGCGGCTCTCAATCACCCCAACATCTGCACGCTGCATGACGTTGGCGCCAATTACCTGGTGATGGAGCTGATCCAGGGCGAGACCCTGACCGAGCGTCTCAAGCGCGGCTCGCTGCCCCCAGAGCAGGTTGTGCAGATCGGCAAGCAGATTGCCGAAGCCGTTGCCGCAGCGCACAGCCAGGGCATCATTCATCGTGACCTGAAACCCGGCAACGTCATGCTGACCAAAGTCGGCGTAAAGGTGCTCGACTTTGGTCTCGCAAAAACAGCCGCCGATCCCGCGGTGAGCGTTGAGGGAGTGCTCCTGGGTACCCCGGCCTACATGGCTCCAGAGCTGTTCGAAGGCGCGGCCGCCGATGCGCGAACCGACATCTACGCGCTCGGTCTCATGCTGCGCGAGATGCTGACCGGCAAATACCCCGAGCGGATGGACAAAGTTCCGCCCGTGCTGGCCCGCCTGGTGAACCGGTGCATTGAGCGCGACCCCGAGGAGCGATGGCAATCAGTCGCCGATCTGAAGTGGGAGCTCGAATGGGCCGCACTGCCTTCCGCGCCAAGCCAAAAGAGTTCATGGCGAAATCCACTCGCCGGCGTCGCTTTTGCCGCGATAGCGCTGGCCGCGTTAGCTTACTTCATGCTGCGCAGACCGTCGCCCCCGCCGCAGCCGGCGCGCCTCAGCATTGTGCTTCCCGATCGAGCGCGCGCGGTGTCCATGGCTCTCTCGCCGGATGGCCGCTCGCTGGCCCTCGTTCTGGTGAGAGACGGCCGCCAGCAGATCTGGGTCCGATCTCTGGATGCGCTGGAGATGACGCCGCTGGAGGGCACCGATGGAGCACTTCATCCATTCTGGTCGCCCGACGGGCGGTCGATCGCCTTCTTTGCCGATGCCAGGCTGAAGAAGATCGATCGCGCCGGCGGCCCCGTGCAGACGCTGTGCGTTGCGCTGGCCGCGCTGGGAGGCACGTGGGGTGCAAAGGGTGACATCCTCGTGGCCGGCCAGGACCTCATCAAACGAGTGTCACCCGTCAGCGGAGAGGTATCGCTTCTGCCCGAGTCTGCAGGCGTGAGGAGCGGCGCTTATCCCTCTTTCCTCCCGGATGGTGAGCACTACCTGGCCACGCGCGGTGATGGAGTGTGGCTGGGCGCAACGCACACAGCAGACGCGCGGAAACTCGTGCCGGACGTTACGAGCGCGCAGTTCATGGCTCCGCCGCCTGGAAGCAGGATAGGCGCTGTGCTCTTCGAGCGCGGAAACGCGCTCATGGCGCTGCCGTTCGATGTAAAACGGCTGGAGTCGGCGGGCGATGCCGTATCCGTTGCGCAGGAGCTTGCCGGCGGACCCGACCGGTACCGCCTTGCTGCGGGGTCCACCGCCGGTGTGCTTGCGTATGTTTCCGGCCAGCCAACAGGCTGGCAATACGTGTGGCGCGATCGCGAAGGCAAGAATCTCGGCTCGTATCCAAACGCGGGTGCAGTTGCGATGATCTCGCCCGACGGAAAGAAGCTTCTCGGCGAGCACTTTGACGGCGGTGTGTGGGTTACAGAATTCGCTGCAGGAACCGGCACCAGGTTGACGTTTGGTGGTGGGGCCAATCCGGTGTGGTCGCCCGATGGAAAATACATCGCCTACGGCAAAGTCGACGACGGCATCTACCGTAAGCTCGCGAGCGGCGAAGGTGATGAAGAACTGCTGACCAAGGTGAAGAATCTGGCTGCACCCAAGAGCTGGTCGCCGGATGGGAAATACCTGGTCTATGCGCAGATTGATTTCGGCGTCGGCTCTGACCTGATGGCGATCGCGGTCAACGGAGATCGCAAGCCATTTCCCGTGGTGCAAACCGCGGCCGCCGAAGATCAGGGACAGTTCTCTCCTGACGGCCGTTGGCTCGCCTACACTTCCAACGAATCGGGGCAGGGCGAGGTGTATGTGATTCCGTTCCCCCAGTCGGGAGGGGCGAAGTGGCTGGTGTCTCGGGGAGGTGGAGTGCTGCCGCGATGGCGCCGCGACGGCAAGAAGCTTTTCTACATCTCGGCTGACTCGCGCATGATGGAGGTCGATGTGACCACGCGGCCGGTGTTTCGCTCGGGGACCCCGCGACCGCTGTTCCAGACCAACATTGTCGACACCGGAATACGCAGTGGCCCCATGAGCTGGGACGTCGCGCCAGACGGAAACCGTTTCCTGATCATCACCCCCAACGTGGTAGCGACGCCCGCCGTAACTGTCGCCTTGAACTGGAAGGTGGAAGGCGCGAAGTGA
- a CDS encoding ATP-binding protein translates to MARLMRELDWRNTELGDPDQWPRSLRVAVRLLLGSGYPMYIAWGPGFIQFYNDAYRPILGKLKHPAALGIGTPDTFPELWEFIGPMFRRVLQTGQETTLLGQALFLNRDGYMEECYYDFSYSPIPSDDLGEVGGVFVTCSEVTGQVFEQRRLKTVRDLGSSDPQARTAEEVCRAAGGVLAENQLDIPFAAIYLVDERVGVATLQAVTGAAAGGPICPETLSLAEDAPWPVRSALEATAVQHVPDLKSRFAQVPAGPWPETPNEAVVIPFSSGSVNPVGFIVIGVNARKQFDDAMEQFLARCAQVISGRLANARALEDARRRAESLAELDRAKTVFFSNISHEFRTPLTLIASPLEDLASSASMSAADLERIDLAQRNVIRLQRLVNNLLDFSRIEAGRVAATFEPLDLALMTKELASGFQSTFDKAGLALVIKAPPLSEPIYVDREMWEKTVLNLISNAFKFTLSGSVTVELAENAESVELRVTDTGVGIPASELSKVFQRFHRIENTPGRSYEGTGIGLALVHELVKIHGGVIEVTSAEGEGSHFIVRLRKGAQHLDSEKIKSAPPKALVSTRLDGFVMEALRWIEESGSSDAAVALPVTDALLGDAAALPQEKRHRLLVVDDNADMRFYLTRLLEPSFHVETAGNGAEALGKMQRGRPDLVLTDVMMPVMDGYALLNSIRSTPEITRMPVIMLSARAGAELELEGREAGADDYITKPFSARELVARVRSALKIAEVRASSEEAVRASENRAREVLERTTDAVFVLDRDWRFTYLNPNAVELIANGRDLIGKTVWSEFPGAVGSEFWHQYHRVMLENVSVDFQEYYPEPLDKWFEVHAYPTEAGIAVFFRDITAKLKAETALRQSEKLAAVGRMASSIAHEINNPLEAITNLLYLIESDQNMEARTREFLTAAQSELNRVSHIATQTLSFHRNSANPTPVRPAELVGSVLSLFSTRLSHPDLRIKRQSRGDAIIRGYPGELRQVLSNLLRNALDAVGQSGEIIIREQACTHARTGQAGVRITIADSGHGMNREVRKRLFEPFFSTKPATGTGLGLWVSKQIIDKHRGSIHARSSTHPRHHGTVFSIFLPADGPIARTDAT, encoded by the coding sequence ATGGCTCGGTTGATGCGCGAGCTGGACTGGCGCAACACCGAGCTTGGCGATCCAGATCAGTGGCCGCGTTCCTTGCGGGTTGCCGTGCGCCTGCTGCTGGGCAGCGGCTACCCCATGTACATTGCATGGGGGCCGGGGTTCATCCAGTTTTACAACGACGCATACCGGCCGATACTGGGCAAGCTCAAGCACCCCGCTGCTCTGGGCATCGGAACCCCAGATACTTTTCCTGAACTATGGGAGTTTATTGGGCCCATGTTCCGGAGGGTGTTACAGACAGGGCAAGAGACCACGTTGCTGGGCCAGGCTCTATTCCTGAACCGCGACGGCTACATGGAAGAGTGCTACTACGACTTCTCCTACAGCCCGATTCCCAGCGACGATCTGGGGGAAGTCGGCGGCGTCTTCGTCACCTGTTCGGAGGTCACGGGGCAGGTCTTCGAACAACGACGCCTGAAGACCGTTCGCGACCTGGGCTCGAGCGATCCCCAGGCGCGCACGGCGGAGGAGGTATGCCGGGCCGCCGGGGGGGTACTGGCGGAAAACCAACTCGATATTCCGTTCGCGGCGATTTACCTTGTGGACGAACGCGTTGGGGTGGCGACACTGCAGGCGGTGACGGGGGCTGCTGCGGGAGGTCCGATTTGCCCGGAGACTTTATCGCTTGCCGAAGATGCGCCGTGGCCCGTACGCAGCGCGCTGGAGGCCACAGCGGTTCAGCACGTGCCTGACCTGAAGAGCAGGTTCGCACAGGTCCCGGCGGGCCCATGGCCAGAGACCCCGAACGAGGCTGTCGTCATTCCTTTCAGCAGCGGATCCGTGAATCCAGTCGGATTCATCGTGATCGGCGTGAATGCGCGCAAGCAGTTCGACGACGCGATGGAGCAATTCCTCGCGCGCTGCGCGCAGGTGATTTCCGGGCGGCTAGCCAATGCCCGCGCCTTGGAAGACGCGCGCCGCAGAGCGGAGTCGCTCGCGGAGCTGGATCGAGCCAAAACGGTTTTCTTCAGCAACATCAGCCACGAGTTCAGAACGCCGCTGACATTGATTGCGAGTCCGCTGGAGGACCTGGCATCGTCTGCTTCGATGTCGGCAGCGGACCTTGAGCGCATCGATCTCGCACAGCGGAATGTGATTCGTTTGCAGCGGCTCGTCAACAACCTCCTGGACTTTTCGCGGATTGAAGCGGGACGGGTGGCGGCGACATTCGAGCCGCTCGATCTGGCGCTCATGACGAAAGAGCTGGCGAGCGGATTTCAGTCCACATTCGACAAAGCAGGACTCGCACTGGTCATCAAGGCACCCCCGCTTTCCGAGCCCATCTATGTGGACCGGGAGATGTGGGAGAAGACGGTCCTCAATCTAATCTCAAACGCTTTCAAGTTCACGCTCTCCGGCTCTGTGACGGTGGAGTTGGCGGAGAACGCCGAGAGCGTCGAACTGCGCGTCACGGACACGGGCGTGGGCATTCCTGCATCGGAATTGTCGAAGGTGTTCCAACGCTTTCACCGCATCGAGAACACACCGGGGCGAAGTTACGAGGGAACCGGCATCGGGCTCGCGCTCGTCCACGAACTCGTGAAGATTCACGGCGGCGTCATTGAGGTGACCAGCGCCGAGGGAGAGGGGTCGCACTTCATCGTCCGGCTGCGCAAGGGAGCGCAACACCTGGATTCTGAGAAGATCAAGAGCGCGCCCCCCAAGGCGCTTGTTTCCACGCGCCTCGACGGATTCGTGATGGAAGCCCTTCGCTGGATCGAGGAATCGGGATCGTCCGACGCTGCCGTTGCGCTGCCCGTGACGGACGCGCTGCTTGGAGATGCTGCTGCGCTCCCGCAGGAGAAACGTCACCGCCTACTCGTGGTGGACGACAACGCGGACATGCGGTTTTACCTCACGCGCCTGCTCGAGCCGTCTTTCCACGTGGAGACGGCCGGGAATGGTGCAGAGGCGTTGGGGAAGATGCAGCGGGGCCGGCCCGACCTGGTTCTGACCGACGTAATGATGCCCGTGATGGACGGGTATGCCCTGTTGAACAGCATACGTTCGACGCCAGAGATCACAAGGATGCCGGTGATTATGCTCTCGGCACGCGCCGGCGCGGAACTGGAACTGGAGGGCCGCGAAGCCGGCGCAGACGATTACATCACAAAGCCGTTCTCAGCCCGCGAGTTGGTAGCCCGCGTCCGTTCCGCCTTGAAGATTGCGGAGGTGCGCGCTTCGAGTGAAGAGGCCGTCCGAGCCAGTGAGAACCGCGCCCGCGAGGTTCTGGAACGCACCACCGATGCGGTCTTTGTGCTCGATCGTGACTGGCGCTTTACGTATCTCAATCCCAACGCTGTCGAACTTATCGCGAACGGTCGAGATCTGATTGGAAAGACCGTGTGGTCCGAGTTTCCGGGTGCTGTGGGCAGTGAATTCTGGCACCAATATCATCGCGTAATGCTTGAGAATGTGAGCGTCGATTTTCAGGAATACTATCCCGAGCCGCTGGACAAGTGGTTCGAAGTGCATGCATATCCGACCGAAGCAGGCATCGCGGTATTTTTCCGCGATATTACGGCGAAGCTCAAAGCAGAAACGGCGCTGCGTCAGTCAGAGAAACTTGCCGCTGTCGGGCGTATGGCTTCGTCGATCGCACACGAGATCAACAATCCGCTGGAGGCGATTACGAATCTGCTTTATCTGATCGAGAGCGATCAGAACATGGAGGCAAGGACGCGCGAATTCCTGACTGCGGCCCAGTCCGAGCTTAACCGTGTTTCGCACATCGCGACACAGACCCTGAGCTTTCATCGAAACAGCGCAAACCCGACGCCGGTAAGGCCGGCAGAACTCGTCGGCTCCGTTCTCTCTCTCTTTTCGACACGGCTGTCTCATCCAGACCTGCGGATCAAGCGTCAAAGTCGTGGCGATGCAATCATCCGCGGCTATCCCGGGGAGCTCCGGCAGGTGCTCTCAAATCTGCTTCGGAATGCGCTGGATGCAGTCGGGCAAAGTGGAGAAATCATCATCCGTGAACAGGCGTGTACGCATGCTCGCACCGGACAAGCAGGGGTTCGGATCACGATTGCAGATTCCGGGCACGGAATGAATCGCGAGGTTCGCAAACGCCTTTTCGAGCCTTTCTTCAGCACCAAGCCGGCCACCGGAACCGGATTGGGATTGTGGGTGAGCAAACAGATCATAGACAAGCATCGTGGCAGCATACACGCTCGCTCTTCCACGCACCCTCGCCACCACGGCACGGTGTTTTCCATCTTTCTGCCCGCCGATGGACCGATTGCGAGAACAGATGCGACATGA
- a CDS encoding acido-empty-quinoprotein group A: MRFFPLVLAAATAASVFLGSQATAAQELDPAQLLHPSKDTWPLYHGDYTGQRHSKLTQITPSNVNNLTLAWAFQTNQEAWIKSSPLLVDGILYFTVPDNIWAVDARSGHMIWHYKHPKGEGEHIGHRGVAMYKGWLYFTTPDAHLLSLNAKDGSLRWDKEIADVHKGYWSTMAPLVVKDHVIAGIGGDLDNIPGLLRSYDPDTGDLQWEWLATPPAEESKVGTGGATWMTGTYDPALNLLYWGTGNPTPVLNGTVRPGDNPWTCAVVALNPDTGKLVWGFSVSPHDTHDWDAVETPVLVDANFHGQPRKMLMQSSRNGYFFVLDRTNGKSLLTEPYGPVNWALGVDKDGKPIPNPDKDPKRDGRLIAPDEGGLTNYRSPSFDPKTGLFIVDTHFSYSIYFAKPEDGAYGWAGADYDVWGHSYIQAIDYQSGKIRWRHDVGDHSGAGVLTTDTGLTFTGDSEGNMLALSTADGKTLWHAQTGAAMQTSPMTYELDGKQYVVSGSGGVLFAWTLPDTHDTK; the protein is encoded by the coding sequence ATGAGATTCTTCCCGCTGGTGCTTGCCGCCGCCACCGCCGCCTCTGTCTTCTTAGGATCGCAAGCCACTGCTGCTCAGGAACTTGACCCAGCCCAACTCCTGCATCCATCCAAGGACACGTGGCCCCTCTATCACGGTGACTACACCGGGCAGCGCCACAGCAAGCTCACCCAGATCACCCCCTCCAACGTGAACAATCTCACGTTGGCCTGGGCCTTCCAGACCAACCAGGAGGCCTGGATCAAGTCCTCCCCCCTCCTGGTCGACGGCATCCTCTACTTCACCGTCCCCGACAACATCTGGGCCGTCGACGCCCGCTCTGGCCACATGATCTGGCATTACAAACATCCCAAAGGAGAAGGCGAACACATTGGCCATCGCGGTGTCGCCATGTACAAGGGCTGGCTCTACTTCACCACCCCCGACGCCCACCTGCTTTCCCTCAACGCCAAAGACGGCAGCCTCCGTTGGGACAAGGAGATCGCCGACGTCCACAAAGGCTACTGGTCCACCATGGCCCCCCTCGTCGTGAAAGATCATGTCATCGCCGGCATCGGCGGCGACCTCGATAACATCCCCGGCCTTCTCCGCTCCTACGACCCCGATACGGGCGATCTCCAGTGGGAATGGCTGGCCACTCCACCCGCCGAAGAATCTAAAGTCGGCACCGGCGGCGCAACGTGGATGACTGGTACCTACGATCCCGCGCTGAATCTCCTCTACTGGGGCACCGGTAACCCCACGCCGGTACTCAACGGCACCGTGCGCCCGGGCGATAATCCTTGGACTTGTGCCGTCGTAGCGCTCAACCCCGATACCGGCAAGCTGGTGTGGGGATTCTCCGTTTCCCCCCACGACACCCACGACTGGGACGCAGTGGAGACACCCGTTCTGGTCGACGCCAACTTCCACGGCCAGCCGCGCAAGATGCTGATGCAGAGCTCGCGCAACGGTTACTTCTTCGTACTTGACCGCACTAACGGCAAGAGCCTGCTGACCGAGCCGTACGGTCCCGTCAACTGGGCACTCGGCGTCGATAAGGATGGCAAGCCCATCCCCAACCCCGACAAGGACCCCAAGCGCGATGGACGCCTGATCGCACCCGACGAGGGCGGCCTCACCAACTACCGTTCTCCCAGCTTCGACCCCAAGACCGGCCTGTTCATCGTCGATACGCACTTCAGCTACAGCATCTACTTCGCCAAGCCCGAAGATGGCGCCTACGGCTGGGCCGGCGCCGACTACGACGTGTGGGGACACAGCTACATCCAGGCCATCGATTACCAGTCGGGCAAGATTCGCTGGCGACACGACGTGGGTGATCACTCCGGCGCAGGCGTGCTCACCACCGATACCGGCCTCACGTTCACCGGCGATTCCGAGGGGAACATGCTGGCCCTCTCCACCGCCGACGGAAAGACCCTATGGCACGCGCAGACAGGCGCCGCCATGCAGACATCTCCCATGACCTACGAACTGGACGGAAAACAGTACGTAGTCAGCGGCAGCGGAGGCGTGCTGTTCGCCTGGACTCTGCCTGATACGCACGACACCAAGTAA